In the Rhododendron vialii isolate Sample 1 chromosome 2a, ASM3025357v1 genome, TATGTTGTCTTAAACACCAATATAGTGAAAAGGctcctcaaaatccaaaacatagTTGGATTCATTGTTATACTGTTTTTTTCTCTTGCCAGTTTCATTAGTATATGGTTGCACAAGAGTTAAGCTAAGCTAAGGTCAGTAGAATAAGGTTCTTTGCTTTAACTTGTTCTTTGCTTTAACTTCTATCTTGTTTTGCTCTATGATACTTGGAACGTGAATCGTCCCAATACTTGGAATGGGAACGAGAACGAGAACACAGTATGCCATATGCCTTAAATTTTGGTATGGTAGGGGTAGACTTTTATAGATAACAATGCAGGAATGTACTTATCAAATAGATAGAGTATTATTTTTCTCAAGAGAGTGGGAACGTATTTCTATAAGCATTTTGACAAACTCTCTTTTTTATATGTACTATCAAAGCTCTATTTTTTAGTTCAATACGTTTTATTTTCGTCCAGTAGGAAAAATATTCAGCAGATGAAGAGGAAAATTTTCTGGATCACTAAATACACTGCTTCCTAATGTGGGCGTGCCATGTTTAAGAACGTGCGTTCCAATATGTGATTTCGCTGGGCTATTAGTGACTTCTGGCAATTTGCTTTTTGCTGCAGCACCAGTAAAAGTGATAGTGATGCCCTTAGTCAGACAGCTCGTGTGTTTGGGCTGACCCATGCGCGCTGAGGACGCGGTGTGGTGCATTTAGTCATTTACCCATAATTCGAGGCAAATTTGCGCATCGTTTTTAATAAGCCGCGTGTTTGGTCTATGAAATCTGGGTATTTGACTATTAGCTATGCGTGGCTCCTTTCAGACGTGTAAAAGGGAAAAAGTGACAGCACCCACTGTTCCCGCCGTCTAAGAGGGTATATGTGACAGCATCATATTTCTGTCTGTTGAATATGTACAAGAACTGACCCCTGTAGTTTTTTCTTGTTATTATGCACAAAGGAATTTTCAGCTACATTTTTGTTGATATTGTAATTTCATGTTAATAAAACAAGAACTTGTAAATTCATGCAAGGAAATGTACTGTTAATTCACTGGACTACTTAGCCTACTTATTAAAcaacttgtttgtttgtttggtgtCTGTTCATAGAATCATATTTCAATGACCAAATATTTGTTTCCATTGCAACCATGTCAGAAAATGATGTCCTTTGGGCGTTCTTTTGGAAATAGATTTGGATTCTATTTTAGAATTGCCATGCATCATCATGTATTATACGAGGCAACTAGTCAAACTTCCTCCCCTCTAACGCTCTAACCCCCGATTTGGTGAACTGCAACATATTCTTGGAGGCTCTTACATGTACCATTTTCCTTTGTCAACTATTGTGGCCTAATggtgtacttattttttttgcttaatttttctcattttgCTTCTTGTGCAGCATAATAATGATACCTGCCTTGCTTATACATTAGCTGCTATCTGCAACCTGTTGTCTGAAGTAGGCATCTCAGTCACTTCCGGAATTCTTGGAACATCGAACTCACCTGGGACTCCTATTGGGACTTTTCTGTCAATTCAGCAACAATTGCTTGTGCTATTGAGAAGGTCCCTAAAGGGTGCAGAAAGTTTAAAGTTGAAAAGGCTTGTGGCTTGGAATCATGTTTCAATGGCTAAATTTTATCTCATGGTACGAATTTTGATAACTGCTTTGGATAATTTTTATTGGGGAAAATCCTTTGCTGCACTTCTGCTTGACAGCTGTTGTAGGCTGTAATGAAATGTTCGTAGCATGCACGTTCATGTAGAGAGATCTATTAAAGGATTGGGTCGATGTTTGAATACATATGTATGTCCACTCCAGTGCTGTGTTTGTGGATTGGAATGTGGTCCATTTAAACGCATTTAGAGAACACAGCGTTCCTTACTTGATTAGAGATAATTTTGTGGCACTAAATACTTAAACGCGTGATGTGTGAATTGCAATGGATTCAAGTGAGCTTGTGGGAATGTTCATGGAAGGGAAACCCCGAACAAGGTCTTGACATACCTAAGAATGTTGTCGGGAGAGTTATTCTAAACTTCTGCTTCATTAGATGTTTATGCTTTACGAGTGACATTGTGGAGACTGGCAAGGATCAAGCAAGagggtttgttttcttttgtaatttattctccTTAAATGTTGTTTTTACAGAAATCTAAACTGTTCCATTACTATTATTTGCAGAATGTGCAAATGCCTATGCTCTCTTTTTATGATTATTGCAGGAACTGAGGCTGAGTTTTTCTGATGTGTTTAGTGAGTTTAGCAGTGAAGACTCTACAATGATAATGGATGGTGCTTTCTGTGCGGCAAGGCTTAAGAACTTTCAGAAGTCAACAAGTccttcagtttcagttttctcCCAAGATAACGGATCGGGAAGTAAATCTGATGCTCTTCATTTCTGTGCGCTACCAAGTTCTATTCCTGGGTCTGTGCTGCAAGTACTAGGTTCATCGTACTTAGTGCAACTGCATGGGAGATGTATGGAAGGTATCTTTCATAATGTCCTTTAGGCTTGCAAAACttcttagtttttttaaaaGGCTTTAAAAAAGAATAATCATGTGCGGTATCTTCCTCTACGGACTCGTAGATTCAGTATCATACATGCTGAACCAAACTAGATTTTGAAGCAAGTTTATCATACGCTGAAGGTAGTTGCTGCATGTCAGTGAGAGGAAAGGTGGGGAAAAATTCTTTGATTGTGGACCCTAATTTGTGAAACTCGGTTGTCGTTAAAATTTAGTGGTTGAGAATCGTGTCCTCCATGATAAGttgattagaaaatagattaaggtggtttgTATATATGTAGACCTGTAGACGTTGTAGTCAAGAAGAGTGACATGATATTAGTGGATAGTCAGGCTAGGGGAAAGAGGAAGGCCTAAACTGACTTTGGATACCGTGAGTTGGACTTGTgcttactaaatctaagtgaaGAGGTAGCCCTagatagagctcaatggaaaaacaagatgcatgtagctgaccccaattgattgggacccAAGCCTCGGTTCCGTTTGGTTTAGATCGTGCCCTCCGcccaaacaaattgaaaaagcATCAACTTTTTGGGTGGCGGGCAACTTAGCTGAGTGTTCAGATTATAAAATCATGCCGCCATGTTTAGCGTACAAGATTTAAAAAGAACGGGAATGAACTTTAATTACTGCTCTATATAAACTTTATGATGCTTTGAAGTTTGAGGTTTAGTTCAGCTCCAGTGTTAGACAAGTCCAACTTTATTTTCCTTTGCTCATCAGCCGCCTAATACGTGGTGCAAAGCCGTTTAGGAGCAAGTAATTATCATCAGGTTCCACTTGCTTCTAAGCTGGATAGTTTTACTATTGACAGTGTGAACTGTGAAACATGATGCTGGCATTTTGCTTTTTTCTTCACCCTTCTGATATTACCTAAATGGGTGAAGACAAAGTTcttttcaattatatttttttgcatagctGTTCAGATAATTCACATCCCAAGTTTTGGCTCTGATACATTTTATAATTGCTCACGAAGTCCTGGGTTGCTTCCCTTTTTAGATGCTTGAGGTTgtgctttttattttattttattgttgcACATTTATAACTTTAGCAATTCTTTAATTTTTACCTGTTCCAAAAACTGGGCATGCGTAAATTGTTGTTGGTTGCCGATACGTGCTTTAATTATCTGGAGTTGCAGATTTAGGCTCCTCTCCCCATTGGGTTTGCGGTGTTCTCGGTTCATTTGACCACCATCCCCATCACAGGAACAGGCATAAATCCGGCCAGGAGTCTTGGAGCTGCCATCGCCTTCAACAGAGACCATGCATGGGATGACCACGTAAATATGATTTCTCTGTTTTCTCATTTTACTTTCGAACCAGATTAAACATCAATATATCATTATGACATCACAAATGAGATTATTGTTTTCAGTTCGGTTAATAGGAGATTATTCATCACCTTTTTAACACGATTATAACGATATTACTCGCATTAATAACATTAATCTAATGTTGCCAAGAGGGTTTTGGCCCAATGGCCTCGGGGGCTTTAGTGCTAAGAAAAAGGAGTttaggagttcaactcctcctcCAAAGTGTAATCTAATTATTCTAATAATACTggcttttgccgataaaaaaaacactaatctAATGTTTCTGATGTGTCTGCGATTACAGTGGATCTTCTGGGTAGGACCCTTCATTGGAGCTGCTCTGGCTGCCCTTTACCACCAGATTGTTGTCAGAGCCCTTCCTTTCACATCCAGGGCCTAATCAGTTTGCTGCATCTTTGTTTATCATCCAACTTGTCTCGTTTTTTCACccttttttccttcactttgtTGTTGTGTTCTGTTGTTATCTTGATGTGGACTTGGTTCTCAGGTGTTGATTGTGTTTGTAAATTATCTGTATGTAAGCCTGTGGCGGCTTATGAATGAAACTAGTTTAAGCTACTAGTTACTTTCATGCTGTCGTACTGTAAAAATTGATAACTCAGGTGCTCGGGTCAATTTACGTGCATCTTGACTAATCCTGGGGTTTAATCCCACCGTCCACTTACTaggagcccaattaaagccaTTAAAGCCGAAGCAATTGTTCCGTATGGAATGAAGATAGCTCAtgatttatattaaaattttccgaaaaaaatttgtgaaaaaaaattagtggacATATTAATTCTTGTAAAAATTTTGTGTTTTGCATGACAAAATAGAGAACTTTTCATACTGAGGAAGTCAGAGGTAGGGGTCTCAAAACTTTCttgctctctttttctctccaacAACTTAGTTTCAAGacaaccaaaccaatccatttATCATAAATATTGTCTATTccatttatataataaaaaacaTGAGTTGTTCCTCTGTCTTAAAAAATTGGTCAATCTGTctattataatttttattacgGAGTTATACAATAATGTTCCTCTGTTTAATTTTATGCTAAAGCCACCGACTCTGGCTGCACCGATAGGGAATCGATCGGCACGCGGGGCCCACTCGtgtaatttgaataaaaaataggaAGATTGAATCAAACATCTGCACTTATTCAATTGAACTGGTTTTTCTTAGGACCACTCGATATTtgtgtttaaattattgaacggctcgaattttcGATGCATAAATCGAAAATGGGCGCTGCGTGGCGGTCGGTTCCCCATCAGTGCAGCCATCGTCGAGATGCAATGAATGGAGGTCTAGCAAATGAATGGATTTTTATtgatgagtgtgtgtgtgagatgCTTGGCATAAAAGAAACAAGGAACAAGAGAATCTAGAGGTCAAACCAGTTGAGGTCGGGCACAACAGAGAAATTTCTTGGGAATTTCCTAGTTACAATGTAAATGATCTCTCTTTGACCCAACCGGCAGCCTCACCCCCCCAACACTGACTCCTCCATTTGTCCACCGTTggggc is a window encoding:
- the LOC131317589 gene encoding aquaporin PIP1-3-like, with translation MGEDKAPLPIGFAVFSVHLTTIPITGTGINPARSLGAAIAFNRDHAWDDHWIFWVGPFIGAALAALYHQIVVRALPFTSRA
- the LOC131317588 gene encoding anaphase-promoting complex subunit 5-like: MDSVSDSDSMVGSGDGAFGIVAKKNHHQREVEEEVEIYKEWELEKLRTRNLSWNMDIGSLVRSKVKQKELKACSVTTPIYWCWGWGNTTVFHKILRQSLPTSTSQQRKHNNDTCLAYTLAAICNLLSEVGISVTSGILGTSNSPGTPIGTFLSIQQQLLVLLRRSLKGAESLKLKRLVAWNHVSMAKFYLMELRLSFSDVFSEFSSEDSTMIMDGAFCAARLKNFQKSTSPSVSVFSQDNGSGSKSDALHFCALPSSIPGSVLQVLGSSYLVQLHGRCMEGIFHNVL